In the Streptomyces formicae genome, one interval contains:
- a CDS encoding PadR family transcriptional regulator, which yields MSRRSGILEFAVLGLLRESPMHGYELRKRLNTSLGVFRAFSYGTLYPCLKTLVANGWLIEESGSTPEDALAAPLAGRRAKIVYRLTAEGKEHFEELLSQTGPDAYEDEHFAARFAFFGQTSRDVRMRVLEGRRSRLEERLEKMRASLARTRERLDDYTLELQRHGMESVEREVRWLNELIESERAGRDQQRSTPHGSAQQDSTSGESADLPRRRDNNPPPDPSDDPAK from the coding sequence ATGAGCAGGCGCTCCGGCATCCTCGAGTTCGCCGTGCTCGGTCTGCTCCGCGAGTCCCCGATGCACGGCTATGAGCTGCGGAAACGACTCAATACGTCGCTGGGAGTGTTCCGCGCGTTCAGCTACGGAACGCTCTATCCCTGCCTCAAGACGCTGGTCGCCAACGGCTGGTTGATCGAAGAGTCGGGCAGCACGCCTGAAGACGCCCTCGCGGCTCCACTCGCAGGGCGTCGCGCCAAGATCGTCTATCGGTTGACGGCGGAAGGTAAGGAGCACTTCGAGGAGCTGCTCTCGCAGACCGGCCCCGACGCGTACGAGGACGAGCACTTCGCCGCCCGCTTCGCCTTCTTCGGGCAGACCTCGCGGGACGTACGCATGCGGGTGCTCGAGGGCCGACGCAGCCGTCTCGAAGAACGCCTGGAGAAGATGCGCGCCTCCCTGGCCCGTACCCGGGAGCGCCTGGACGACTACACGCTTGAGCTGCAGCGGCACGGCATGGAGTCCGTGGAGCGCGAAGTGCGCTGGCTGAACGAGCTCATCGAGAGCGAGCGGGCGGGGCGGGACCAACAGCGGTCCACCCCCCACGGCTCCGCTCAGCAGGACAGCACATCTGGGGAGTCGGCGGACCTGCCCCGGCGGCGGGACAACAACCCGCCGCCGGATCCGTCCGATGACCCCGCCAAGTAA
- a CDS encoding inositol-3-phosphate synthase, which produces MGSVRVAIVGVGNCAASLVQGVEYYKDADPDTKVPGLMHVQFGDYHVGDVEFVAAFDVDAKKVGLDLADAIGASENNTIKICDVPNSGVQVQRGHTHDGLGKYYRQTIEESAEAPVDVVQVLKDKQVDVLVCYLPVGSEAAAKFYAQCAIDAKVAFVNALPVFIAGTKEWADKFTEAGVPIVGDDIKSQVGATITHRVMAKLFEDRGVRLERTMQLNVGGNMDFKNMLERERLESKKISKTQAVTSQIRDRELGENNVHIGPSDYVAWLDDRKWAYVRLEGRAFGDVPLNLEYKLEVWDSPNSAGVIIDALRAAKIAKDRGIGGPILSASSYFMKSPPVQYFDDEAYENVEKFIKGDVER; this is translated from the coding sequence ATGGGTTCGGTTCGCGTAGCCATTGTCGGCGTGGGCAACTGCGCCGCCTCGCTGGTCCAGGGCGTCGAGTACTACAAGGACGCCGACCCGGACACCAAGGTCCCGGGCCTGATGCACGTCCAGTTCGGCGACTACCACGTCGGTGATGTCGAGTTCGTCGCCGCCTTCGACGTCGACGCGAAGAAGGTCGGCCTCGACCTCGCGGACGCCATCGGCGCCAGCGAGAACAACACCATCAAGATCTGCGACGTGCCGAACTCCGGCGTGCAGGTCCAGCGTGGCCACACCCACGACGGTCTGGGCAAGTACTACCGCCAGACCATCGAGGAGTCCGCCGAGGCCCCGGTCGACGTCGTCCAGGTCCTCAAGGACAAGCAGGTCGACGTCCTCGTCTGCTACCTGCCCGTCGGTTCCGAGGCCGCGGCAAAGTTCTACGCCCAGTGCGCCATCGACGCCAAGGTCGCCTTCGTCAACGCTCTGCCGGTCTTCATCGCCGGTACCAAGGAGTGGGCGGACAAGTTCACCGAGGCGGGCGTCCCGATCGTCGGCGACGACATCAAGTCGCAGGTCGGCGCCACCATCACGCACCGTGTGATGGCGAAGCTGTTCGAGGACCGCGGTGTCCGTCTCGAGCGCACCATGCAGCTCAACGTCGGCGGCAACATGGACTTCAAGAACATGCTCGAGCGCGAGCGCCTCGAGTCCAAGAAGATCTCGAAGACGCAGGCCGTCACCTCGCAGATCCGCGACCGCGAGCTGGGCGAGAACAACGTCCACATCGGCCCGTCGGACTACGTCGCGTGGCTCGACGACCGCAAGTGGGCGTACGTCCGCCTCGAGGGCCGTGCCTTCGGTGACGTCCCGCTGAACCTGGAGTACAAGCTCGAGGTCTGGGACTCCCCGAACTCCGCCGGTGTCATCATCGACGCCCTGCGCGCCGCGAAGATCGCCAAGGACCGGGGCATCGGTGGCCCGATCCTCTCCGCGTCCTCGTACTTCATGAAGTCCCCGCCGGTGCAGTACTTCGACGACGAGGCCTACGAGAACGTCGAGAAGTTCATCAAGGGCGACGTCGAGCGCTAA
- the rpsR gene encoding 30S ribosomal protein S18 translates to MAKPPVRKPKKKVCAFCKDKVTYVDYKDTNMLRKFISDRGKIRARRVTGNCTQHQRDVATAVKNSREMALLPYTSTAR, encoded by the coding sequence ATGGCGAAGCCGCCTGTGCGCAAGCCTAAGAAGAAGGTCTGCGCTTTCTGCAAGGACAAGGTCACGTACGTGGACTACAAGGACACGAACATGCTGCGGAAGTTCATTTCCGACCGCGGCAAGATCCGTGCCCGCCGCGTGACCGGCAACTGCACGCAGCACCAGCGTGACGTCGCCACGGCCGTGAAGAACAGCCGTGAGATGGCGCTGCTGCCCTACACGTCCACCGCGCGATAA
- the rplI gene encoding 50S ribosomal protein L9 — protein sequence MKIILTHEVSGLGAAGEVVDVKDGYARNYLIPRNFAIRWTKGGEKDVAQIRRARKIHEIATIEQANEIKAQLEAVKVRLAVRSGDAGRLFGSVTPADVASAIEAAGGPKIDKRRVELGAPIKTLGAHATSVRLHPEVAAKVNVEVVSA from the coding sequence ATGAAGATCATCCTTACCCACGAGGTCTCCGGCCTCGGTGCCGCTGGCGAGGTCGTAGACGTCAAGGACGGCTACGCCCGCAACTACCTGATCCCGCGGAACTTCGCGATCCGCTGGACCAAGGGTGGCGAGAAGGACGTCGCGCAGATCCGTCGTGCTCGCAAGATCCACGAGATCGCGACGATCGAGCAGGCCAACGAGATCAAGGCCCAGCTCGAGGCCGTCAAGGTCCGCCTGGCCGTCCGCTCCGGCGACGCCGGTCGTCTCTTCGGTTCCGTCACCCCGGCTGACGTCGCTTCGGCGATCGAGGCTGCCGGTGGCCCGAAGATCGACAAGCGCCGCGTCGAGCTGGGTGCGCCGATCAAGACGCTGGGCGCCCACGCGACGTCCGTGCGTCTGCACCCCGAGGTTGCCGCCAAGGTCAACGTCGAGGTCGTCTCCGCCTAA
- a CDS encoding single-stranded DNA-binding protein has protein sequence MAGETVITVVGNLVDDPELRFTPSGAAVAKFRVASTPRTFDRQTNEWKDGESLFLTCSVWRQAAENVAESLQRGMRVVVQGRLKQRSYEDREGIKRTVYELDVEEVGASLKNATAKVTKTTGRGGQGGFGGGGGGQQGGGNWGGGSGGGQQQGGGGAPADDPWATGAPAGGGQQQGGGGGGWGGSSGGSGGGYSDEPPF, from the coding sequence ATGGCAGGCGAGACCGTCATCACGGTCGTCGGCAATCTTGTCGACGACCCCGAGCTGCGCTTCACCCCCTCCGGTGCGGCGGTCGCGAAGTTCCGTGTCGCGTCCACCCCCCGCACCTTCGACCGTCAGACGAACGAGTGGAAGGACGGCGAGAGCCTGTTCCTGACCTGCTCGGTCTGGCGTCAGGCGGCGGAGAACGTCGCGGAGTCGCTTCAGCGAGGCATGCGCGTCGTCGTGCAGGGCCGCCTGAAGCAGCGGTCCTACGAGGACCGTGAGGGCATCAAGCGCACGGTCTACGAGCTGGACGTCGAGGAAGTCGGCGCCAGCCTGAAGAACGCCACGGCCAAGGTCACCAAGACCACGGGTCGAGGCGGCCAGGGCGGTTTCGGCGGCGGTGGCGGCGGCCAGCAGGGCGGCGGCAACTGGGGCGGAGGCTCCGGTGGCGGTCAGCAGCAGGGCGGCGGCGGTGCTCCCGCCGACGACCCCTGGGCGACCGGCGCGCCGGCCGGCGGCGGCCAGCAGCAGGGCGGCGGCGGTGGCGGCTGGGGCGGAAGCTCCGGCGGCTCCGGTGGCGGCTACTCGGACGAGCCCCCCTTCTAA
- the rpsF gene encoding 30S ribosomal protein S6 has protein sequence MRHYEVMVILDPDLEERAVSPLIENFLSVVREGNGKVEKVDTWGRRRLSYEIKKKPEGIYSVIDLQAEPAVVKELDRQMNLNESVLRTKVLRPEMH, from the coding sequence ATGCGTCACTACGAAGTGATGGTCATCCTCGACCCCGATCTCGAGGAGCGCGCTGTCTCCCCGCTGATCGAGAACTTCCTCTCCGTCGTCCGTGAGGGCAACGGAAAGGTCGAGAAGGTCGACACCTGGGGCCGTCGTCGTCTGTCCTACGAGATCAAGAAGAAGCCCGAGGGCATCTACTCGGTCATCGACCTGCAGGCCGAGCCTGCGGTCGTCAAGGAGCTCGACCGACAGATGAACCTGAACGAGTCGGTCCTCCGGACCAAGGTCCTCCGTCCCGAGATGCACTGA
- a CDS encoding lipid II:glycine glycyltransferase FemX yields MSLTLRTISREQHLAYIQTLPSASHCQVPAWADVKSEWRSENLGWFDDRTGQLVGAGLVLYRQLPKLKRYLAYLPEGPVINWYAPNLDEWLQPMLAHLKQQGAFSVKMGPPVVIRRWDAPAIKAGIQNPDVKRLRDTEATHIEPRAFEVADRLRRMGWQQGEDGGAGFGDVQPRYVFQVPLANRSLDEVQKGFNQLWRRNIKKAEKAGVEVVQGGYQDLAEWQRLYEITAVRDKFRPRPLGYFQQMWQALNSEDPNRMRLYFARHNGVNLSAATMLVVGGHVWYSYGASDNIGREVRPSNAMQWRMLRDAYAMGATVYDLRGISDSLDETDHLFGLIQFKVGTGGEAAEYIGEWDFPLNKLLHKALDIYMSRR; encoded by the coding sequence ATGAGTCTGACCCTGAGGACCATCAGTCGCGAGCAGCATCTGGCATATATCCAGACACTGCCGTCGGCGAGTCATTGCCAGGTCCCGGCATGGGCTGACGTGAAGAGCGAATGGCGCTCGGAGAACCTGGGTTGGTTCGACGACAGGACCGGACAGCTGGTCGGTGCCGGCCTGGTGCTCTACCGACAGCTGCCCAAGCTGAAGCGCTATCTCGCGTACCTCCCCGAGGGTCCGGTCATCAACTGGTACGCCCCGAACCTGGACGAGTGGCTGCAGCCGATGCTGGCGCACCTCAAGCAACAGGGCGCGTTCTCCGTGAAGATGGGCCCGCCCGTCGTGATCCGCCGCTGGGACGCTCCGGCGATCAAGGCAGGCATCCAGAACCCCGACGTGAAGCGGCTGCGCGACACCGAGGCGACGCACATCGAGCCGCGTGCCTTCGAGGTCGCGGACCGGCTGCGCCGCATGGGCTGGCAGCAGGGCGAGGACGGCGGCGCGGGCTTCGGTGACGTCCAGCCCCGCTACGTCTTCCAGGTGCCGCTGGCCAACCGCTCCCTGGACGAGGTCCAGAAGGGCTTCAACCAGTTGTGGCGACGCAACATCAAGAAGGCCGAGAAGGCCGGTGTCGAGGTCGTCCAGGGCGGTTACCAGGACCTCGCCGAGTGGCAGCGCCTCTACGAGATCACCGCGGTGCGCGACAAGTTCCGCCCGCGGCCCCTCGGCTACTTCCAGCAGATGTGGCAGGCCCTCAACTCCGAGGACCCCAACCGCATGCGGCTGTACTTCGCGCGGCACAACGGCGTGAACCTGTCGGCCGCGACCATGCTCGTCGTCGGCGGCCACGTCTGGTACTCCTACGGGGCATCGGACAACATCGGACGCGAGGTCAGGCCCTCGAACGCGATGCAGTGGCGGATGCTCCGCGACGCGTACGCGATGGGTGCCACCGTCTATGACCTGCGCGGCATCTCCGACTCCCTCGACGAGACCGACCACCTCTTCGGTCTGATCCAGTTCAAGGTCGGCACCGGCGGCGAGGCCGCCGAGTACATCGGCGAGTGGGACTTCCCGCTCAACAAGCTGCTGCACAAGGCGCTCGACATCTACATGTCGCGCCGCTGA
- a CDS encoding transglycosylase domain-containing protein: protein MSEHRRKPPQPQGGGRAAARRGAPGASSGRRAAPRGTTGSPSSSYGSQGSGTSDEGDRPYGGRAEARRAAQRSGAAGSRRRAPDGAGGGRSGGGGRRGGGGGSSGPGRGRGRGAEPPRKKRFIDYPRADKDGLRRWVPSWRLVTGMFIGFLGSLMAVAGIAYALVQVPEVDKAAKAQNNVYYWSDGKQMVATGGERNRQIIDYDDIPKEMRFAVMSAENKTFEKDKGVDPMGITRALVNMAKGGQTQGGSTITQQYVKNARLGDQSQTFTRKFKELFISIKVGRTVSKEDIMAGYLNTAYYGRGAYGIQAAARAYFDKEASELDPSECALLATVLKGATYYDPAGSPEIDPAASKEDNTARAKKRWAWILDEEVKDNRLTAAERDKYRTFPKLQNPRSNADLAGQTGYLVDLAKAYVIKNTNITADQLQQGGYEIHTTFDRKKVKELEKSVNKVRKEKLNTKLRPKKDTHVQFGGASVDPKDGAIRAIYGGEDATKHFTNNADQTGAQVGSTYKPFVLAAAFKYGVRDPKGVEVQSESERTIVNPKSLYSGKNKLKIQKYNGDVWTDRDGKEWLQRNDGDQDYNPPTYQIDLREAMRESVNSAYVQLGMDVGLDKVKESAMDAGLKDDSSMAGATYPSFSLGTSSPSAIRMAGAYSTFAASGKQNDPYSVKEVKHEGNTVYQHEKQTKQAFDPEVADNVTDVLRTVVDKGTGTSAKLPGRQVAGKTGTTDGNKSAWFVGYTPQLSTAVSMYRLDDNENNKKREFLEMFGTGGEKKIHGASFPAQIWQDYMAEALKNAPVKNFPVPGPIGKVVGETPPPPPTPTETKEPEETTKPTPTQSETTKPPTESPDPGDTCDPLDWDCNHDGGTENGGADGGADGGPGGGTPTATEDPAGGGANNGNGHGGGGGFISGSDG, encoded by the coding sequence ATGAGCGAGCACCGTCGCAAACCGCCGCAGCCTCAGGGCGGCGGACGCGCCGCGGCCAGGCGTGGCGCCCCAGGAGCGTCGTCGGGCCGCCGCGCGGCACCGCGAGGCACCACGGGGTCGCCCTCTTCCTCGTACGGATCGCAAGGATCCGGGACGTCGGATGAAGGGGACCGTCCTTATGGCGGCCGGGCCGAGGCCCGCCGCGCGGCACAGCGCAGTGGTGCGGCCGGAAGTCGACGCAGGGCGCCCGACGGCGCCGGCGGCGGCCGCTCCGGTGGCGGCGGCCGCCGTGGCGGTGGCGGTGGCTCCAGCGGGCCCGGACGCGGCAGGGGCCGCGGCGCCGAGCCTCCCCGCAAGAAGCGCTTCATCGACTACCCGCGCGCGGACAAGGACGGTCTGCGCCGCTGGGTCCCGTCGTGGCGCCTGGTCACCGGTATGTTCATCGGCTTCCTCGGCAGCCTGATGGCCGTCGCGGGCATCGCGTACGCGCTGGTGCAGGTGCCGGAGGTCGACAAGGCGGCCAAGGCCCAGAACAACGTCTACTACTGGAGCGACGGCAAGCAGATGGTCGCGACAGGCGGTGAGCGCAACCGCCAGATCATCGACTACGACGACATCCCCAAGGAAATGCGCTTCGCCGTCATGTCGGCGGAGAACAAGACGTTCGAGAAGGACAAGGGCGTCGACCCGATGGGCATCACGCGTGCCCTGGTCAACATGGCCAAGGGCGGGCAGACCCAGGGTGGCTCCACCATCACCCAGCAGTACGTGAAGAACGCGCGCCTGGGTGACCAGTCGCAGACGTTCACCCGTAAGTTCAAAGAGCTCTTCATCTCCATAAAGGTCGGCCGCACGGTCTCCAAGGAAGACATCATGGCGGGGTACCTCAACACCGCCTATTACGGGCGCGGTGCCTACGGGATCCAGGCCGCGGCGCGGGCGTACTTCGACAAGGAAGCCAGCGAGCTGGACCCGAGCGAGTGCGCGCTCCTCGCGACGGTGCTCAAGGGCGCGACCTACTACGACCCGGCCGGCTCCCCCGAGATCGACCCCGCGGCGAGCAAGGAGGACAACACCGCGCGCGCGAAGAAGCGGTGGGCGTGGATCCTCGACGAGGAGGTCAAGGACAACCGCCTGACCGCCGCGGAGCGGGACAAGTACCGGACGTTCCCCAAGCTCCAGAACCCGCGGTCGAACGCCGACCTGGCCGGTCAGACCGGTTACCTGGTGGACCTGGCCAAGGCGTACGTCATCAAGAACACGAACATCACCGCCGATCAGCTCCAGCAGGGCGGCTACGAGATCCACACGACCTTCGACCGGAAGAAGGTCAAGGAGCTCGAGAAGTCGGTCAACAAGGTCCGCAAGGAGAAGCTCAACACGAAGCTGCGGCCCAAGAAGGACACGCACGTGCAGTTCGGCGGTGCCTCCGTGGACCCGAAGGACGGCGCGATCAGGGCCATCTACGGCGGTGAGGACGCGACGAAGCACTTCACCAACAACGCCGACCAGACCGGTGCCCAGGTCGGTTCGACGTACAAGCCCTTCGTGCTGGCCGCCGCCTTCAAGTACGGCGTCCGCGACCCGAAGGGCGTAGAGGTCCAGAGCGAGTCCGAGCGCACCATCGTCAACCCGAAGAGCCTGTACAGCGGCAAGAACAAGCTCAAGATCCAGAAGTACAACGGTGACGTCTGGACCGACCGCGACGGCAAGGAATGGCTCCAGCGGAACGACGGTGACCAGGACTACAACCCGCCGACCTATCAGATCGACCTTCGCGAGGCGATGAGGGAGTCGGTCAACTCCGCCTACGTGCAGCTCGGCATGGACGTCGGTCTGGACAAGGTGAAGGAGTCGGCGATGGACGCCGGCCTCAAGGACGACAGCTCCATGGCCGGAGCCACCTACCCGTCCTTCTCCCTCGGTACCTCCTCGCCGAGCGCGATCCGCATGGCCGGTGCCTACTCCACCTTCGCGGCGAGCGGGAAGCAGAACGACCCGTACTCGGTCAAGGAGGTCAAGCACGAGGGCAACACGGTCTACCAGCACGAGAAGCAGACCAAGCAGGCATTCGACCCTGAGGTCGCCGACAACGTCACCGACGTGCTGAGGACGGTCGTGGACAAGGGCACCGGCACCTCGGCCAAGCTGCCGGGGCGCCAGGTCGCGGGCAAGACGGGTACGACCGACGGCAACAAGTCCGCCTGGTTCGTCGGCTACACCCCGCAGTTGTCGACGGCGGTCAGCATGTACCGCCTCGACGACAACGAGAACAACAAGAAGCGCGAATTCCTGGAGATGTTCGGCACGGGCGGCGAGAAGAAGATCCACGGCGCCTCGTTCCCCGCGCAGATCTGGCAGGACTACATGGCGGAGGCGCTCAAGAACGCGCCCGTCAAGAACTTCCCCGTGCCCGGGCCGATCGGCAAGGTCGTCGGTGAGACTCCGCCTCCGCCGCCCACTCCGACGGAGACCAAGGAGCCGGAGGAGACCACGAAGCCGACGCCCACGCAGTCCGAGACCACGAAACCGCCTACAGAGTCGCCTGATCCCGGGGACACCTGCGATCCGCTCGACTGGGACTGCAACCACGACGGCGGTACGGAGAACGGCGGTGCCGACGGAGGCGCCGACGGAGGCCCTGGCGGTGGGACACCAACTGCCACCGAGGATCCGGCCGGTGGCGGAGCGAACAACGGGAACGGCCATGGCGGCGGAGGGGGCTTCATCTCCGGCTCGGACGGCTGA
- a CDS encoding alanine racemase: protein MALTLYVDTARWRAHQKHMLEQFPGIVPVCKGNGYGFGHERLAEEATRFGSDVLAVGTTYEAARIKDWFSGDLLVLTPFRRGEEPVPLPDRVIRSVSSLDGVHGLVGARVVIEVMSSMKRHGITEQELPQLHAAIEDVRLEGFAIHLPLDRTDGSDAVEEVIGWMDRLRAARLPLHTMFVSHLKAGELARLQQQFPQTRFRARIGTNLWLGDHEATEYRGAVLDVTAVAKGDRFGYRQQKAASDGWLVVVAGGTSHGVGLEAPKALHGMMPRAKGVARAGLATVNRNLSPFVWAGKQRWFAEPPHMQVSILFVPSDATEPKVGEELVAHLRHTTTQFDRIVDR, encoded by the coding sequence ATGGCGCTCACGCTCTATGTCGACACCGCGCGCTGGCGGGCACACCAGAAGCACATGCTGGAGCAGTTCCCGGGCATCGTCCCGGTCTGCAAGGGCAACGGCTACGGCTTCGGTCATGAGCGCCTGGCCGAGGAAGCCACGCGCTTCGGCTCCGACGTCCTCGCCGTGGGCACCACCTACGAAGCCGCCAGGATCAAGGACTGGTTCAGCGGCGACCTGCTGGTCCTGACCCCGTTCCGGCGGGGCGAGGAGCCCGTGCCACTGCCCGACCGCGTCATCCGCTCCGTATCGTCGCTGGACGGCGTGCACGGCCTCGTGGGCGCCCGCGTCGTCATCGAGGTCATGTCCTCGATGAAGCGTCACGGCATCACCGAGCAGGAGCTCCCGCAGCTGCACGCCGCCATCGAGGACGTACGCCTCGAAGGCTTCGCGATCCACCTTCCGCTGGACCGCACCGACGGCTCGGACGCCGTCGAGGAGGTCATCGGCTGGATGGACCGGCTGCGCGCGGCGCGGCTGCCGCTGCACACGATGTTCGTCAGCCACCTCAAGGCCGGTGAACTCGCCAGGCTGCAACAGCAGTTCCCGCAGACCCGGTTCCGCGCGCGCATCGGCACGAACCTCTGGCTCGGCGACCACGAGGCCACCGAGTACCGCGGCGCCGTCCTCGACGTCACCGCCGTCGCGAAGGGCGACCGCTTCGGCTACCGCCAGCAGAAGGCCGCCTCCGACGGCTGGCTGGTCGTGGTCGCGGGCGGCACGTCGCACGGTGTCGGCCTGGAGGCCCCGAAGGCCCTGCACGGCATGATGCCGCGGGCCAAGGGCGTGGCCCGCGCGGGCCTCGCGACGGTCAACCGCAACCTCTCGCCGTTCGTCTGGGCGGGCAAGCAGCGCTGGTTCGCTGAGCCCCCGCACATGCAGGTCTCCATCCTGTTCGTGCCCTCGGACGCCACGGAGCCGAAGGTCGGCGAGGAGCTGGTGGCCCATCTGCGGCACACCACCACGCAGTTCGACCGCATCGTCGACCGCTGA
- a CDS encoding glycosyltransferase family 87 protein — MPSADPSAETSPSSPYEPVGAEEPDPVRPTKEDEVAEAGSELIGGPIGRRVLYAATWWTPVRVITLVAIGMFALGMVQKMPCYNGAWFFGASSQYTHACYSDIPHLYEGRGFADGLIPYFDKLPGDMEYLEYPVLTGMFMEMASWVTPGSGSIQHQEKIYWMVNAGILMACTAVVAVCVTRTHRRRPWDGLLVALAPALALTATINWDLLAVALTAAAMMMWSRSRPLAFGVLLGLATAAKLYPVLLLGPLLILCWRAGRWRELGTALLGTVGTWLVVNLPVILLASDGWSKFYSFSRERSVDFGSFWLILSQRMDSPLTTDTVNTLAVALMLLACLGIGALGLTAPRRPRFAQLAFLVVAAFVLTNKVYSPQYVLWLIPLAALARPRWRDFLIWQACEVAYFLGIWLYLAYTTSGDAHKGLPTEGYQLVIVVHLLGTLYLCAVVVRDILMPERDVVRKAGDDDPSGGVLDGAQDRFVLGPAPYGTPPVAQSTGAPPVRWGSATSATELPR; from the coding sequence ATGCCTAGTGCGGACCCCAGCGCAGAGACATCACCCTCGAGCCCGTACGAGCCCGTGGGCGCGGAGGAGCCGGATCCTGTACGGCCCACGAAGGAGGACGAGGTCGCCGAGGCCGGCAGCGAGCTGATCGGCGGTCCCATCGGGCGCAGAGTGCTGTACGCGGCGACCTGGTGGACCCCCGTACGCGTCATCACGCTCGTCGCGATCGGGATGTTCGCTCTCGGGATGGTCCAGAAGATGCCGTGCTACAACGGCGCGTGGTTCTTCGGGGCGAGCTCGCAGTACACGCACGCGTGCTACTCCGACATCCCGCACCTCTACGAAGGGCGCGGCTTCGCCGACGGGCTCATCCCGTACTTCGACAAGCTGCCCGGCGACATGGAGTACCTCGAATACCCGGTCCTGACCGGGATGTTCATGGAGATGGCGTCGTGGGTGACGCCCGGCAGCGGCTCCATCCAGCATCAGGAAAAGATCTACTGGATGGTCAACGCCGGGATACTGATGGCCTGCACCGCGGTCGTCGCCGTCTGCGTTACGCGCACACACCGGCGCCGCCCCTGGGACGGTCTGCTGGTCGCCCTGGCCCCCGCCCTCGCGCTGACGGCCACCATCAACTGGGACCTGCTCGCCGTCGCCCTCACCGCCGCGGCGATGATGATGTGGTCGCGCTCGCGGCCCCTGGCCTTCGGCGTGCTGCTGGGGCTCGCGACGGCCGCCAAGCTCTATCCCGTCCTGCTGCTCGGGCCCCTGCTGATCCTGTGCTGGCGCGCGGGCCGCTGGCGGGAGTTGGGTACCGCGCTGCTCGGCACGGTCGGCACCTGGCTGGTCGTCAATCTGCCGGTGATACTGCTCGCGAGCGACGGCTGGTCGAAGTTCTACTCGTTCAGCCGGGAACGCAGTGTCGACTTCGGCTCCTTCTGGCTGATCCTCTCCCAGCGCATGGACTCACCGCTGACCACCGACACGGTCAACACCCTGGCGGTGGCCCTGATGCTCCTCGCCTGCCTGGGCATAGGAGCGCTCGGCCTCACCGCGCCGCGCCGCCCGCGCTTCGCCCAGCTCGCCTTCCTGGTGGTCGCCGCCTTCGTCCTCACCAACAAGGTCTACTCGCCGCAGTACGTTCTGTGGCTGATCCCGCTGGCGGCGCTGGCCAGGCCGCGCTGGCGCGACTTCCTGATCTGGCAGGCGTGCGAGGTCGCGTACTTCCTCGGGATCTGGCTGTACTTGGCGTACACGACGAGCGGCGACGCCCACAAGGGACTGCCGACCGAGGGCTACCAACTGGTCATCGTCGTCCACCTGCTGGGCACGCTGTACCTGTGTGCCGTGGTCGTACGGGACATCCTCATGCCGGAGCGGGACGTGGTGCGAAAGGCCGGGGACGACGATCCCTCGGGGGGTGTTCTGGACGGCGCGCAGGACCGCTTCGTCCTGGGCCCCGCGCCCTACGGGACGCCGCCCGTGGCGCAGTCCACCGGGGCGCCTCCGGTGAGGTGGGGGTCGGCGACCTCGGCGACCGAACTGCCTCGCTGA